One window of the Clostridium sp. MB40-C1 genome contains the following:
- a CDS encoding N-acetylmuramoyl-L-alanine amidase: MKIAVAAGHTLRGSGSGAVGFLNESVEVRKIAVKVADLLKSAAHEVLYLQIDKADSYKGENYKTRVQRANEWGANLYVEIHLNKTEGGYGSEIYTYNGSNLTKAVNVLSNLAELGFRNRGIKNQNLYVIKHTRCEAMLVECCFCDSPIDYKLYNPDLIAKAIAKGIAGQALSTSTTKAVNPKGKDKYTVNYCLEFQKWYNNITQTKAPISQDGIYGKNTEKALQTITNIMKEF, translated from the coding sequence ATGAAAATAGCAGTAGCGGCAGGGCATACTTTAAGGGGTTCAGGCAGCGGTGCTGTAGGGTTTTTAAATGAAAGCGTAGAAGTAAGAAAAATAGCTGTAAAAGTAGCTGATTTGCTAAAATCAGCTGCGCATGAAGTTCTCTACTTGCAAATAGACAAAGCTGATAGCTACAAAGGGGAAAATTACAAAACTAGAGTGCAAAGAGCTAATGAATGGGGAGCAAACTTATATGTGGAAATCCACTTAAACAAAACAGAAGGCGGTTATGGTAGCGAAATATACACATATAATGGAAGCAATCTTACAAAAGCAGTAAATGTTTTAAGTAATCTAGCCGAACTAGGTTTTAGAAATAGGGGAATAAAGAATCAAAACCTTTACGTTATAAAACATACAAGATGCGAAGCTATGCTTGTAGAATGTTGCTTTTGTGATAGCCCTATAGATTATAAATTATATAATCCTGATTTGATTGCAAAAGCCATTGCTAAAGGAATAGCAGGACAAGCTCTTTCTACCTCTACCACTAAAGCTGTAAATCCAAAAGGTAAAGACAAATATACAGTAAATTACTGTCTTGAATTTCAAAAATGGTATAACAACATAACACAAACCAAAGCACCTATTTCTCAAGATGGCATCTATGGAAAAAACACAGAAAAAGCCCTTCAAACTATAACTAATATAATGAAAGAATTTTAG
- a CDS encoding phage tail sheath subtilisin-like domain-containing protein, producing the protein MGLPKIDIRFESLAATAIKRSGNGVVALILKDDTKNFDTKEYTNFDEVKAEDWTTTNLDYISKAFLQSKTEQVGVPAKVIIERIPVNSENYTDALERLKNKKWNYLAIPGIKLGDTATIVDWVKKMRDVNNKVFKCVLPNTEADCEGIINFATEDIVVGDKTYSASEYTARIAGILAGIPFTRSSTYFRLDEIDSIKESLDPDEDVDAGKLILINDGSGIKIGRGVNSLKTTSKAKGESFKKIKIVEAIDLMREDIRTTFENEYVGKVTNTYDNKILFLTSINDYLKLLQYESVLNSDMEAKVRIDSEAQKKYLISKGIDITNLKDQEIKEYNTDSRVFICGSVSPLDAMEDLEFGMIIA; encoded by the coding sequence ATGGGTTTACCAAAAATCGATATACGTTTTGAAAGTTTAGCTGCAACAGCTATAAAAAGAAGTGGAAATGGCGTTGTAGCTTTAATTTTAAAAGACGATACAAAAAACTTTGATACTAAAGAATATACAAATTTTGATGAAGTAAAAGCTGAGGATTGGACAACAACAAACCTTGATTATATAAGCAAAGCATTTTTACAATCTAAAACTGAACAAGTAGGTGTTCCAGCTAAAGTAATAATAGAAAGAATACCTGTTAACTCAGAAAATTATACTGATGCTCTAGAAAGACTTAAAAACAAGAAATGGAACTACTTAGCTATTCCAGGAATAAAACTTGGCGACACAGCTACAATTGTAGACTGGGTTAAAAAAATGAGAGATGTAAATAACAAGGTATTCAAATGTGTTTTGCCTAATACAGAAGCAGACTGCGAAGGCATTATCAATTTTGCTACAGAAGATATAGTTGTAGGAGATAAAACTTATTCTGCTAGCGAATATACTGCTAGAATAGCAGGTATACTTGCAGGAATACCATTTACACGTTCATCTACTTACTTTAGATTAGATGAAATTGACAGTATTAAAGAAAGCTTAGATCCTGATGAGGATGTTGATGCTGGAAAATTAATATTAATTAATGACGGTTCTGGTATAAAAATAGGTAGAGGAGTTAACTCTCTTAAAACTACTTCAAAGGCTAAGGGCGAAAGCTTCAAGAAAATCAAAATTGTAGAAGCTATAGACTTAATGAGAGAAGATATAAGAACTACTTTTGAAAATGAGTATGTTGGAAAAGTTACTAATACTTACGACAACAAGATTTTATTCTTAACATCTATAAATGATTACTTAAAGCTTCTTCAATACGAGTCTGTTCTTAATTCAGATATGGAAGCAAAAGTTAGAATAGATTCTGAAGCTCAAAAGAAATACTTAATATCTAAGGGTATAGATATAACTAATTTAAAAGATCAAGAAATAAAAGAATATAACACAGATTCAAGAGTATTTATATGCGGAAGTGTTTCACCATTGGATGCAATGGAAGATCTTGAATTTGGTATGATTATAGCTTAG
- a CDS encoding signal peptidase II: protein MSEFFNVTLDKDVVLDNSVVSDKTGWTSEKIYKEIIDKRITKFEELEDVDVVNKKDKQLVAFSEATGKFTTIDGIEAGELTGAGLKQVTKLGIEGSPEKPHIVNLPVNTIDFKVPRVNLLKYDTENTDNIISTKNEFNNSESTDFESDDNIVFDGKAHLKTEFLKDMIYEGDLDTSQLYSVTVDKTLYKDIFGFSVEEDGVIQKLNIKAIPFDRLLIPKGDINLSNSRHIDYFKLKAEGKNLRIVCSVDSGKSWKVFKGDKWVNVNLTLDDVRDNGMTTELFNSINDVFWNELVTTNKIRFAYLFSMDDIKDVEELDNLDLQFDSQGKWLQAKEDTYDVVYASNTLLQVYVKFSGDVKVNY, encoded by the coding sequence ATGAGTGAATTTTTTAACGTTACTTTAGATAAAGATGTAGTCCTTGATAATAGTGTTGTTTCTGATAAAACAGGTTGGACTAGTGAAAAGATATATAAGGAAATAATAGATAAGAGAATTACTAAATTTGAAGAGTTAGAAGATGTTGATGTAGTAAATAAAAAAGACAAGCAATTAGTAGCATTTAGTGAGGCCACTGGCAAATTCACTACAATAGATGGCATAGAAGCTGGAGAACTTACAGGAGCAGGTCTAAAACAAGTTACCAAATTAGGTATAGAAGGAAGTCCTGAAAAGCCACATATAGTTAATCTTCCAGTTAATACTATAGATTTCAAAGTACCAAGGGTCAATTTACTTAAATATGATACAGAAAATACAGATAATATAATATCTACAAAAAATGAGTTTAATAATAGTGAATCCACTGATTTTGAATCAGATGATAATATAGTTTTTGATGGGAAAGCTCATTTAAAAACGGAATTTCTTAAGGATATGATTTATGAAGGCGACTTAGATACAAGCCAGTTGTATAGTGTTACAGTAGATAAAACCTTATATAAAGATATATTTGGCTTTAGTGTAGAAGAAGATGGGGTAATACAAAAGTTAAATATAAAAGCTATTCCATTTGATCGTTTACTTATACCTAAAGGAGATATAAACTTAAGTAATTCAAGGCATATAGATTATTTTAAATTAAAAGCTGAAGGCAAAAATTTAAGAATAGTTTGTTCTGTAGATAGTGGAAAGTCATGGAAGGTATTTAAAGGTGACAAATGGGTAAATGTAAATCTTACTTTAGATGATGTTAGAGATAATGGAATGACAACAGAATTATTTAATTCTATTAACGATGTATTTTGGAATGAATTAGTTACTACAAATAAAATAAGATTTGCTTATCTATTTAGTATGGATGATATTAAAGATGTTGAGGAACTTGATAATTTAGATTTGCAATTTGATAGTCAAGGCAAATGGCTGCAAGCAAAAGAGGATACTTACGATGTAGTTTATGCAAGTAATACACTGCTGCAGGTATATGTAAAATTCAGTGGAGATGTAAAGGTTAATTATTAG
- a CDS encoding phage tail tube protein: protein MSRVTGRNQISGNWGQLWWNGELVYEIQSFEAKVTPNREDVQIGMDVDSKIISLKGEGTMKVKKVFSRGKKKLLDAWRKGEDPRSKFVYKLSDPDTVGRQVEQGVINNVWFNEMTLSQFEMGQKLEEEYTFGFTPSDADFIETIDVEG from the coding sequence ATGTCAAGAGTTACAGGTAGAAATCAAATAAGTGGAAACTGGGGACAACTATGGTGGAATGGAGAGTTAGTTTATGAAATTCAAAGCTTTGAAGCCAAAGTTACTCCTAATAGAGAAGATGTTCAAATAGGAATGGACGTAGACTCAAAAATTATATCTCTTAAAGGTGAAGGCACTATGAAAGTTAAAAAAGTATTTTCAAGAGGTAAAAAGAAATTACTTGATGCTTGGAGAAAAGGCGAAGATCCTAGAAGTAAATTTGTATATAAATTAAGTGATCCTGATACTGTTGGAAGACAAGTAGAACAAGGAGTTATAAACAATGTATGGTTTAATGAAATGACTCTATCCCAATTTGAAATGGGTCAAAAACTTGAAGAAGAATATACATTTGGATTTACTCCTAGTGATGCTGACTTTATTGAAACAATAGATGTGGAGGGTTAA
- a CDS encoding DUF6838 family protein: MIKLTEIRESLLKKLSTELEGFKEFQDEEDPNFFKPSFVIEIIPVSSNHLGRCFEAKKSIINIKYFSKNGTNSEIIEMTDKLNEVFKNGLYIKGHHFSMEKKEFSIEKKVLNYKIPLEFEDSEELVEINTDNCTEFIPPSDLDDTLGYSKETLKTMKELKIREDH; the protein is encoded by the coding sequence ATGATTAAACTAACTGAAATTAGGGAGTCTTTATTAAAAAAGTTAAGCACTGAATTAGAAGGTTTTAAGGAATTTCAGGATGAAGAAGATCCTAATTTTTTTAAACCTTCTTTTGTTATTGAAATAATTCCTGTTAGCAGTAACCATTTAGGAAGATGCTTTGAAGCAAAAAAATCCATTATAAACATAAAGTATTTTTCTAAAAATGGAACTAATTCAGAGATTATAGAAATGACAGACAAGCTTAATGAAGTATTTAAAAATGGTCTTTATATAAAGGGCCATCATTTTTCTATGGAAAAAAAAGAATTTTCTATAGAAAAGAAAGTATTAAACTACAAAATCCCATTAGAATTTGAGGATTCTGAGGAATTGGTAGAAATCAATACTGATAATTGTACTGAATTTATTCCACCTTCAGACTTAGATGATACATTGGGATACTCAAAAGAAACACTAAAAACTATGAAAGAATTAAAAATAAGGGAGGATCATTAA